From Patescibacteria group bacterium, a single genomic window includes:
- the greA gene encoding transcription elongation factor GreA, which yields MHFGGIFFLVDMDSKKIYLTKDGLEELKKEYNELVNVKRPAVVERVTEARNQGDLSENAQYVAAREELAFIDGRIDELEEMLRQVYIIEDDHQGATAVNLGSEVTLKINGQHEVYRVVGEWEADPAEKKISHESPLGKALLGKKIGDKVEVEAPAGKIVYTIVSIK from the coding sequence ATGCATTTTGGAGGGATTTTCTTTTTAGTAGATATGGATTCCAAAAAAATATACCTTACAAAAGACGGGCTTGAAGAACTGAAAAAAGAGTATAACGAGCTAGTTAATGTAAAGCGTCCAGCAGTAGTTGAACGAGTTACAGAGGCTAGAAATCAAGGTGATCTCTCAGAAAACGCTCAATATGTAGCTGCAAGAGAAGAACTAGCTTTTATTGATGGCAGGATAGATGAGTTGGAGGAAATGCTTAGACAAGTATATATTATTGAGGATGATCACCAAGGAGCAACTGCAGTGAATTTGGGATCTGAGGTGACTTTAAAGATCAATGGACAACATGAAGTATATCGGGTTGTAGGAGAATGGGAGGCAGATCCAGCAGAAAAAAAGATCTCACACGAATCTCCTCTGGGTAAAGCTTTGCTCGGAAAGAAGATTGGTGACAAAGTTGAGGTTGAGGCACCTGCTGGAAAAATTGTTTATACTATTGTCTCCATTAAATAA
- the murB gene encoding UDP-N-acetylenolpyruvoylglucosamine reductase: MKIHTNLPLSNITHYRIGGVAKKVLEITSREDLLEAVKLVQRHNLQNVYILGLGSNILLPDKSIDGVILWMRGRSEFSIHHFSEVDAFAGDLLDDLINFTFSHQLVGLEWAGGLPSTIGGAIRGNAGAFGYEIKDIIKSVEYIDITDKDLNIRTLLQKECQFAYRDSIFKHNPSWVIVSGTFKLKLASQEELKTAKEIYEKNILYRNTHHPVEYPSCGSVFKNITRLEEVEKILNVWPDIKDLSQKKWHNKIAMGYVINRLGFSGKRVGGAKVSEKHANYIINTGNATSQDVLTLIRGIQQKFQKTFGFVPDPEVMIVNSKVIDKK, translated from the coding sequence ATGAAGATTCATACCAATTTACCCCTCTCAAATATTACTCATTACCGTATCGGCGGAGTTGCTAAAAAAGTTCTTGAGATAACATCAAGAGAAGATCTTCTCGAGGCGGTGAAGCTTGTACAACGTCATAATCTCCAAAATGTATATATTCTTGGACTTGGATCCAATATCTTGTTACCAGATAAAAGTATTGATGGAGTAATACTTTGGATGAGAGGTAGATCAGAGTTTAGTATTCATCACTTTTCTGAGGTGGATGCTTTTGCAGGAGATTTATTAGATGATTTAATTAATTTTACATTTTCTCATCAGCTTGTTGGTCTTGAGTGGGCAGGAGGATTGCCAAGCACTATTGGTGGTGCTATTCGCGGCAACGCGGGGGCATTTGGGTATGAGATAAAAGATATTATCAAAAGTGTTGAATATATTGATATCACAGATAAAGATCTTAATATCAGAACTCTTTTGCAAAAAGAGTGCCAATTTGCATATAGGGATAGCATTTTTAAACATAATCCTTCGTGGGTTATCGTCAGTGGTACGTTTAAATTGAAATTGGCTTCTCAAGAAGAACTAAAAACAGCAAAAGAAATTTACGAAAAGAATATTCTTTATCGTAATACTCATCATCCCGTTGAGTACCCATCATGTGGATCTGTTTTTAAAAATATCACTCGTTTGGAGGAGGTTGAAAAAATTTTGAACGTTTGGCCTGATATTAAGGATCTTTCTCAAAAAAAATGGCATAACAAAATTGCAATGGGTTATGTGATTAATAGGCTTGGATTTTCTGGAAAACGTGTAGGAGGGGCAAAAGTATCTGAAAAACATGCAAATTATATTATTAATACTGGTAATGCAACATCTCAAGACGTACTCACCCTGATAAGAGGGATACAACAAAAATTTCAAAAAACTTTTGGATTTGTTCCTGATCCTGAAGTAATGATTGTCAATAGTAAAGTTATTGACAAAAAATAA